In one Sebastes umbrosus isolate fSebUmb1 chromosome 13, fSebUmb1.pri, whole genome shotgun sequence genomic region, the following are encoded:
- the tent5c gene encoding terminal nucleotidyltransferase 5C — MDNKEESKSCSVSALTWEQVNRLNEVLTEVVPVHGRGNFPTLEVRLNDIVSRVRSRLELSGIPVKDVRLNGSTASHVLVQDVGWSYKDLDVIFRVDLPHEAEFRLIKDVVLGTLLDFLPEGVNKEKITPMTLKEAYVQKLVKVNTEQDRWSLISLSNNNGRNVELKFVDSIRRQFEFSVDSFQIVLDSMLSYYELAQTPMSQAFHPTVSGESVYGDFNMALGHLRNKQIATKRPEEIRGGGLLKYCNLLVRDFRPASEEELKALERYMCSRFFIDFPDIGEQQRKVEAYLQSHFIGEEKSKYDYLMILRRVVNESTVCLMGHERRQTLHLISLMAFRVLAEQNAIPDASCVTCYYQPAPYVRDHNFSNYYVANQNIPTWLPCN; from the coding sequence ATGGATAACAAGGAGGAATCAAAGAGTTGTTCTGTCAGTGCCCTCACCTGGGAGCAGGTGAACCGGCTGAATGAAGTCCTGACGGAGGTCGTGCCCGTTCACGGACGGGGGAACTTCCCGACCTTGGAGGTGCGGCTGAACGACATCGTGTCCCGGGTGCGCTCCCGCCTGGAGCTGAGCGGCATCCCAGTAAAGGACGTTCGTCTCAACGGCTCCACGGCCAGCCACGTGTTGGTGCAGGATGTTGGCTGGAGCTACAAGGACCTGGACGTCATCTTCAGGGTGGATCTGCCACACGAGGCCGAGTTCAGGCTCATTAAAGACGTGGTGCTGGGTACCTTGCTGGACTTTCTGCCTGAGGGTGTGAACAAAGAGAAAATTACACCCATGACTCTCAAAGAGGCGTACGTCCAGAAGCTGGTGAAGGTCAACACAGAGCAGGACCGCTGGAGCCTCATCTCCCTCTCCAACAACAACGGCCGCAACGTGGAGCTGAAGTTCGTGGACTCAATACGCCGGCAGTTTGAGTTCAGTGTGGACTCCTTTCAGATTGTGCTGGACTCCATGCTTTCCTACTACGAGCTGGCACAGACGCCCATGTCGCAGGCCTTTCACCCCACGGTGAGCGGGGAGAGCGTGTACGGGGACTTCAACATGGCGCTGGGCCACCTGCGGAACAAGCAGATCGCCACCAAGCGGCCCGAGGAGATCCGAGGCGGCGGCCTGCTGAAATACTGCAACCTGCTGGTGCGGGACTTTCGGCCCGCCAGCGAGGAGGAGCTCAAGGCGCTGGAGCGGTACATGTGTTCCCGCTTCTTCATTGACTTCCCTGACATCGGCGAGCAGCAGCGCAAGGTGGAGGCCTACCTCCAGAGCCACTTTATCGGCGAGGAGAAGAGCAAGTACGACTACCTCATGATCCTGCGGCGAGTGGTCAACGAGAGCACGGTGTGCCTCATGGGCCATGAGCGGCGGCAGACCCTCCACCTCATCTCACTGATGGCCTTCCGGGTGCTGGCGGAGCAGAACGCTATCCCCGATGCGTCCTGCGTCACCTGCTACTACCAGCCAGCGCCGTACGTCCGAGACCACAACTTCAGCAATTACTATGTGGCGAACCAGAACATTCCAACGTGGCTGCCATGCAACTGA